A single region of the Brassica rapa cultivar Chiifu-401-42 chromosome A03, CAAS_Brap_v3.01, whole genome shotgun sequence genome encodes:
- the LOC103857782 gene encoding uncharacterized protein LOC103857782, translated as MSYIPPHKRQLKDPVSPSPFPDSLATKVMKNTDFKSSSVKVNIAYSRDAIFKWFLIGSKGISDEVPPSIKLVPVSSDSSDSRYGEKSFVLMNTNVEKENVIAEESEEEERTRWMLIAEKVEKDLVVAYEQAKKGMQDHHLSDNAKLRLVARFGKILFRRIHAGPVTEYWQAKSSNRTFCTDVPTSFIQNIKSKAIPSHEFCIDLEKEVYVVQISHYTRPHSTIRCKCTVKEDGSLSMYKAELNPLRHLVVDVSCIDKNLDMRFMLAGKRKMFTLTEKERSNIQRMLDSVTVDSTVKGGLTWPHGKPPSENGYTIFEVCHVRATTYKNKTLRLRVRETNGYSERFGTWEVERGVTLILQDINTKLQEQNIERGCVLEMLRDALGTIWDFLHCDASLT; from the exons ATGTCTTATATTCCTCCACACAAGCGCCAATTGAAGGATCCCGTTAGCCCTTCCCCTTTTCCAGATTCTCTAGCTACAAAAGTCATGAAAAACACTGACTTCAAAAGTAGCAGTGTTAAAGTCAATATAGCATATTCAAGAGATGCCATTTTCAAATGGTTTCTTATTGGTTCAAAGGGAATATCGGATGAGGTTCCTCCATCTATTAAGCTTGTGCCGGTGTCTTCGGATTCTTCTGATAGCAGATATGGAGAAAAATCTTTCGTATTGATGAACACTAATGTAGAAAAAG AAAATGTGATAGCTGAggaaagtgaagaagaagagagaactCGGTGGATGTTAATAGCAGAGAAGGTTGAGAAGGATCTTGTCGTTGCATATGAGCAAGCTAAGAAGGGAATGCAGGATCATCATCTTTCAGATAATGCGAAACTGAGATTGGTTGCTAGGTTTGGTAAAATTCTCTTTCGTAG GATTCATGCTGGTCCTGTAACTGAATATTGGCAAGCAAAATCATCAAATAGGACATTCTGTACGGATGTCCCAACCTCGTTCATACAAAACATAAAGTCTAAGGCTATTCCAAGCCATGAATTTTGTATAGACTTGGAAAAGGAAGTGTATGTTGTGCAGATATCGCATTACACTCGTCCTCATTCAACCATCAGATGTAAATGTACCGTGAAGGAAGATGGAAGTCTCAGTATGTACAAG GCTGAGCTGAATCCTCTAAGGCATTTGGTTGTTGATGTGTCGTGCATCGATAAGAATCTTGATATGAGGTTTATGCTCGCCGGGAAAAGGAAGATGTTTACCCTAACG gagaaagagagaagtAACATTCAAAGAATGCTGGATTCAGTAACTGTAGATTCGACTGTGAAAGGGGGATTAACGTGGCCGCATGGTAAACCTCCATCTGAAAATGGATACACAATATTTGAAGTTTGTCATGTTAGAGCTACTACCTACAAAAACAAGACTCTCAGGCTAAGGGTCAGAGAGACTAATGGGTATAGTGAGAGGTTTGGGACATGGGAAGTTGAGAGGGGAGTGACTTTGATACTTCAAGACATCAACACTAAGTTACAG GAGCAGAACATTGAGAGGGGCTGTGTTTTAGAAATGCTTAGAGATGCTCTTGGAACCATTTGGGACTTCTTGCATTGTGATGCCTCTCTTACGTGA